From the genome of Acidaminococcus sp.:
AGGCGATGATCAGTAGCCGGTCTGAGAGGATGAACGGCCACATTGGGACTGAGACACGGCCCAAACTCCTACGGGAGGCAGCAGTGGGGAATCTTCCGCAATGGGCGAAAGCCTGACGGAGCAACGCCGCGTGAGTGATGAAGGTCTTCGGATTGTAAAACTCTGTTGTCAGGGACGAATGCATAGCGAATCAACAAGACGTTGTGTTGACGGTACCTGACGAGGAAGCCACGGCTAACTACGTGCCAGCAGCCGCGGTAATACGTAGGTGGCAAGCGTTGTCCGGAATTATTGGGCGTAAAGAGCATGTAGGCGGGCTCTTAAGTCCGACGTGAAAATGCGGGGCTTAACCCCGTATGGCGTTGGATACTGGGAGTCTTGAGTGCAGGAGAGGAAAGGGGAATTCCCAGTGTAGCGGTGAAATGCGTAGATATTGGGAGGAACACCAGTGGCGAAGGCGCCTTTCTGGACTGTGTCTGACGCTGAGATGCGAAAGCCAGGGTAGCAAACGGGATTAGATACCCCGGTAGTCCTGGCCGTAAACGATGGATACTAGGTGTAGGAGGTATCGACCCCTTCTGTGCCGGAGTTAACGCAATAAGTATCCCGCCTGGGGACTACGATCGCAAGATTGAAACTCAAAGGAATTGACGGGGGCCCGCACAAGCGGTGGAGTATGTGGTTTAATTCGACGCAACGCGAAGAACCTTACCAAGGCTTGACATTGAGTGAAAGACCCAGAGATGGGTCCCTCCCTTCGGGGACACGAAAACAGGTGGTGCATGGCTGTCGTCAGCTCGTGTCGTGAGATGTTGGGTTAAGTCCCGCAACGAGCGCAACCCTTATCCTATGTTACCAGCACGCAATGGTGGGGACTCATAGGAGACTGCCAGGGATAACTTGGAGGAAGGCGGGGATGACGTCAAGTCATCATGCCCCTTATGTCTTGGGCTACACACGTACTACAATGGTCGGCAACAAAGGGCAGCGATACCGCGAGGTGGAGCAAATCCCATAAACCCGACCCCAGTTCGGATCGCAGGCTGCAACCCGCCTACGTGAAGTTGGAATCGCTAGTAATCGCAGGTCAGCATACTGCGGTGAATACGTTCCCGGGCCTTGTACACACCGCCCGTCACACCACGAAAGTTGGTAACACCCGAAGCCGGTGAGATAACCTTTTAGGAGTCAGCTGTCTAAGGTGGGGCCGATGATTGGGGTGAAGTCGTAACAAGGTAGCCGTTCGAGAACGAGCGGCTGGATCACCTCCTTTCTATGGAGAACCAATCAGGACGGAGGTCCTGGTTCAATCTCTCGTCGACGCACATCTGTCCGGTCAATATTTGGTTCCCAGGGCTTGTCCCTGGAACATGAACCCTGAAAACTTCATAGAAGAGACAAAAAAAGTCTTGTATGTTGTGATGAACATGCAAGCACCTCTGATCTAAATGCGAATTTAGAAATGAGTTTAACGAGAAAAGAACCAAGGAACAAACGTTCCTTAGTACTTGAACTCGCAAGAGAAATCTAGCGAGAATTTCACGAAGAGAAATCGGATGAATCCGAGGAATGCCGAGCATGGCGAGGGAGATAATACTGAGGTATATCGACCGAGGTACGCGGAGGTATGACGAAGGAGTCGCCGATTTATCGAAGTGAAAAGATAAGTCAAGCTACTAAGGGCATACGGTGGATGCCTTGGCACTAAGAGCCGATGAAGGACGCGGTAAGCTGCGAAAAGCCACGGGGAACCGCAAGCAGGTCTTGATCCGTGGATGTCCGAATGGGGAAACCCACCAGCCGTCATGGGCTGGTATCCTTCGGGAGGGGAACCCGGTGAACTGAAACATCTAAGTAGCCGGAGGAAGAGAAATCAAACGAGATGCCCACAGTAGCGGCGAGCGAAGAGGGCAGAGCCTAAACCGGTCATCTTCGGATGACCGGGGTTACGGACCTGCATAAACCGAGTCAGGCCCAGCCGAACTACCTGGAAAGGTAGGCCAGAGAGCATAAGAGCTGCGTAGGCGAAGGGCAGAGCGAGGCGGCAGGTATCCAGAGTACCACGAAGCACGAGGAATTTTGTGGGAAGTCGGGGGGACCACCCTCCAAGGCTAAACACTTCTTAGTGACCGATAGCGTATAGTACCGTGAGGGAAAGGTGAAAAGAACCGCGGGAGCGGAGTGAAAGAGAACCTGAAACCGTATGTCTACAAGCAGTCGGAGCGCAAGCGACGGCGTGCCTATTGAAGAATGAGCCAACGAGTTGCGGGCACTGGCGAGGTTAAGCAGGAAATGCGGAGCCGTAGCGAAAGCGAGTCTGAACAGGGCGAGTAGTTAGTGTTCGCAGACCCGAAACTGTAGTGATCTACCCATGATCAGGTTGAAACGCAGGTAAAAATGCGCGGAGGACCGCACCGGTGAGTGTTGAAAAACTTTCGGATGAATCGTGGGTAGCGGTGAAATTCCAATCGAACGCAGAGATAGCTGGTTCTCCTCGAAATAGCTTTAGGGCTAGCCTCAGGCAGTAAGCACAGGCGGTAGAGCACTGATCGGGATAGGGACCATAAAGGTTACCGAACTCTGTCAAACTACGAATGGTTGTGCTGCAGAGCCTGGGAGTCAGACTACGAGAGATAAGTCCCGTTGTCAAAAGGGAAACAGCCCAGACCATCAGCTAAGGTCCCCAATGCCATACTAAGTGGAAAAGGATGTGGGGTCTCACAAACAACCAGGATGTTGGCTCAGAAGCAGCCACCATTTAAAGAGTGCGTAATAGCTCACTGGTCGAGAGGCCCTGCGCCGAAGATTCCCGGGGCTAAAGTATGGAACCGAAGCTATGGATGCGGTACTTGTACCGCGTGGTAGAGGAGCGTTCCCATCGGGCTGAAGTCGTACTGTAAGGTACGGTGGACTGGTGGGAAGTGAGAATGTTGGCATGAGTAGCGAAAAGATAGGTGAGAATCCTATCCACCGAAAGCATAAGGATTCCTGAGCAACGATCGTCGTCTCAGGGTAAGTCGGGACCTAATCCGAGGCAAAAGGCGTAGGAGATGGACAACTGGTTGATATTCCAGTACCGGCTGCGATTGTTTGAGCAATGGAGTGACGCAGGAAGGCAGGTCCGCGCGAGAATGGTAGATCGCGTGCAAGCGTGCAGGCTGGTGCACAGGCAAATCCGTGCACTGAGGCCAAGGCGTGATGCGGAGGGAACTTGTTCCCGAAGGGGCTGGGCCTACGCTGCCGAGAAAAGCTTCTAGTGAGAGAGCAGCCGCCCGTACCGTAAACCGACACAGGTATGCGGGGAGAGGATCCTAAGGTGCGCGGGAGAACCCTCGTTAAGGAACTCGGCAAAATGTACCCGTAACTTCGGGATAAGGGTAGCCACAAGCGTGAAGCGACTTGCTCGCGGAGCGCGATGTGGTCGCAGAGAAGAGGCCCAAGCGACTGTTAACCAGAAACACAGGTGCCTGCGAAAGAGAAATCTGATGTATAGGTGCTGACACCTGCCCAGTGCTGGAAGGTTAAAGAAGGATGTCCGGGTTCGACCCAAAGCATTTGACTGAAGCCCCAGTGAACGGCGGCCGTAACTATAACGGTCCTAAGGTAGCGAAATTCCTTGTCGGGTAAGTTCCGACCCGCACGAAAGGTGTAACGATTTGGGCACTGTCTCAACGAGGGACCCGGTGAAATTGAAATACCTGTGAAGATGCAGGTTACCCGCGACTGGACAGAAAGACCCCATGGAGCTTTACTGTAACCTAATATTGGGTTCTGATATTCGACGCACAGGATAGGTGGGAGACTTGGATGCATGCCCTCCGGGGTATACGGAGTCACCGTTGGGATACCACCCTTTGAATATCGGGATTCTAACCGCAGGAGCAACGATCCTCGGGACAGTGTTAGGCGGGCAGTTTGACTGGGGCGGTCGCCTCCTAAAGAGTAACGGAGGCGCCCAAAGGTTCCCTCAGCGCGGACGGAAACCGCGCGGCGAGTGTAAAGGCAGAAGGGAGCTTGACTGCGAGCCAAACACGGCGAGCAGGTACGAAAGTAGGGCTTAGTGATCCGGTGGCATCCTTGTGGAAGGGCCATCGCTCAACGGATAAAAGCTACCCTGGGGATAACAGGCTAATCTCTCCCAAGAGTCCATATCGACGGGGAGGTTTGGCACCTCGATGTCGGCTCATCACATCCTGGGGCTGAAGTCGGTCCCAAGGGCTGGGCTGTTCGCCCATTAAAGTGGTACGTGAGCTGGGTTCAGAACGTCGTGAGACAGTTCGGTCCCTATCCATCGCGGGCGTAAGAGATTTGAAGGGGGCTGCTCCTAGTACGAGAGGACCGGAGTGGACGGACCGCTGGTGTACCAATTATCCCGCCAGGGGTATAGTTGGGTAGCTACGTCCGGAACGGATAAACGCTGAAAGCATCTAAGCGTGAAACCATCCCTGAGATGAGATCTCTCACGGAGTGATCCGGTAAGACACCTTGAAGATTACAAGGTTGATAGGCAGGATGTGGAAGCACAGCAATGTGTTAAGCTGACCTGTACTAATATGTCGAGGGCTTGACTTAAGCTCGAGATAGAAGATGTAAGAAGTCTCTTCATGAAGTTTTGAGGGCTCATGCCTTCAGTAAATCCGGTGATGATAGCCAAGGGGATCCACCTGTTCCCATGCCGAACACAGTAGTTAAGCCCTTGTACGCCGAAAGTACTCGACTGGAAACGGTCCGGGAGGATAGGGCGTTGCCGGTTGGATTGACTCCTGAATGACGAATGTCGTTCAGGAGTTTTTCTTTTGCCTGAAAAAGCTAGAACACGAGTTTATCTTTGTGTAACTTATATTAAATTTCTTTTAATTCCTTTTTTCCTTTACTTGTGAATTTCCTTTTGGAATGCTATACTTTTCGTGATGTAAATAAATTATATTTATAAATAAAAAATATTTTTAGTATACAGAGATACATTTCTTGATGGGATTGGAAAGAAGGGGATTTTATGGAGAAAAAAGTGAAAATTAAGATACTTCTGGCTGTGCTTGGGCTTTCATGTCTGTACGTGCCACCTGTTTTTGCGGATCCGTTGAATTTGACTAACAATTCAAATGATGTTTCTTATCCGATTATTCTTTCTGCTAGTAATGGAAATGCGGGAGATAATTCTATCGTAGCTACAACAGGGAAGAATACGATTACTGCTTCTTCGGGTTCTTATGCTGTCCATACGTTTACTGATTCCTCACAGAGAACAAATCCTGTCAATCTTACCATAGAGGGCAAAACGGGTAATGAAATTATTTCGGAGAGAGGCTCAGGTGTTGTGGCTGGTTACTATGATGTCGAGGGGAGTACGTCTAATTTTGGTTATGGCGGAACCCTTAAGGTGATTGCAGATACAGGAGATAACGTAATTCAGGGGAACGGTGATCAAGGATATGGTGTGGCTGCCATTAACTCTATCGATGCGAACTCCGGTGTTACCATTGAATCAGTGACGGGCAATAACAAAATTACGGGATCTGCCGATGCGGCTGCAGCTGCAAATGGTATCCTCATTATAAAGGCGGACCAGAGCTCTAACTATTTAGAGGGAAACAGATCAGACAACCTGACTGTTGACAGCGAAGGCCATGCACTTCATGTGTCTAACCCAAACAATACCTTTAATTCCACGGACCGCGGCGTGGGGTATAGTCTCATAGAGGTGGATGCCGGTACATCCAATACATTCATTGGTAATTATGATATGGCTATCGTCGCTAATGGCGAGAATGCGACGGCCAATATTTCCGCCGGGACGACCAATACGGTTAAACTTGAAGGCAATGCGCAGCGCACGGCTGGCGGCACAGGAATTTCTCTTGGCAGTGACAATGTTTGGGCCGATTATGCTACAGATACGGCTGAAACGGCCGCTATCTTTGCAGCAAACGGTGGTACAGTCAATTTGAGTGGACAAGAGGGAAATACCATTACCGGCGGGGATATGGGTATTTGGGCATTGACGCAAAACCAGAAAGATGTTGATGAAGATGTTGCCGCAACGGTGACCGTGACTTCAGAAGAGGGAACCAACACGGTGTCCGGTTCCATCTATGGGATTTTGTCTGATCGTTCTTTCGACGGCGAGATAGATTCTTCCCATGTACAGATGATTACGGGGCTTTTTGAAAGTGAAGAAGTAATATATAATGGCGAAACGCATACGGAATACCATTTAGGAAATGCCGTCAAGCCGGCTCCTTCTGTGACTCTTGAAGGGATTAATAATAAAATAACAGGGACGAATGGCGCCGGCGTGCGGGCTGATGATGGAGCTAATGTCTCAATTATAGCTGGACAAGATAATACTATTTCCGGGCCTATAGGAATTCAGTCAGAAGATAGAAGCAGCGTGTCAGTCACAGGACAAAGAAACAACACTATCAGCGGCAGTAATGTTGGGCTCTATGCGAAAAGTCAGATAACATATTGCAATTTTTCAAGTGGAGGGGCCTCTAGCCATGGGTACTGGACACATTATATTGACCCTTCTTCTATCTCGATAACTTCTAACGGCGGTACGAATTTAGTCGAAGGAACGAATATTGGAATCCATGTGACTCGGACTCTTAATAGTACGGGAAGATACTCTAGAAATAGCGACTATGATTACAATAATAAACAGTATAATTATTATCTTGTTTTCAGAGAGGGGAATTCTCCAGGCTCGACGGTGCTGCTGGATGGGGTAAATAATGAAGTTTCCGGGAAGATAGGAATCAAGGCGGAAAACGATGCCACGGTGACTCTGAAGGCCACAAGAGAAAATAAAGTATCCGGCAGCGATGCAGCTATTGTGGCACTGACAGGCAGCAAGACGACGGTGTCTGGCGGTAGTGCGGATATTGTCGGTGATTTGCTTGCGGCTCATGGTTATACTTATATTCAGCACGGTTTGGGTTCATTGCCGGAGGAGACGCGGCAGTATCTTTCTACTATTGATATAGGATATGGCGCCGACAGCACTGTCAATGGCGATATGAGAGCTTATAAAGCAGGTAGCATCACAGTGGCTCCGGCAGAAGGGGAAATGGGTTCTATCGCGATTACAGGGAATGCCTATGCCTATGGATCCGATAGTGACCTTCCAGCATCAATAGATACCAGTGACATCGGTCTTGTTATACCTGATGAAATCTATTATGGCAATGAAATTAATACGGATACTCCGGCAACCGGTACCGTCGACATTACGCTCTCTAACGGTTCCACTTGGAGCGGTACGGCCGATACGGGACTTATGGCATACCAGGATGGAGATATAACGGAAGACAAGATTGGCACAGTCAACTTGGAGCTCAATGACACTTCCATCTGGACCATGACCGATTCCAGCGCTATTACGGATCTTTCCGGAAATGGAGGGACAGTCTACTATCATGACGGCGGCGATGCGCTTCAAGTCGATACTGTCACCGGCTCTCACACCTGGGCTTTGGACCTCAACTATGATGATCATTCACAGAGTGACATGATTTACGTGGTAAACGGCACGTCCGATACCCAGACACTCGTCGTAAAGAACCTGAGTGAACTAAACAGCCAGATGGATGACGGCGACGCCGTGCGCTTTGCCACGGTGAAAAATTCCGGGGGCGGATTCAAGGAAGGGACATCGTATTATCTGACAGACGGTCTTTATAATGATACGCTGACCATCGATAACCGTACGATTTCTGAAGATCCTGATGCGGATGAAAATTACAACGGCGGTAATAAGCCGTCACAGGAAACAGTCGCCAGCCTCTATGGCGGTGACGATGCTACGAACATTTATCTCGTTAAGACGGTCGATGCAGAGGAGAATGCCGGTGCTGTTACTCCGGATAAATCCCGCGACATCGTATGGCGCTACGTAACGGATCTGGATACCTTTACGAATCGTACCGGTCAGAGCCAGTACTTCACGCCCGGCGCGGACCAGGGCGGCTGGGTTCGCCTGAGATACCGCAATCTCGGCGTTGATGGTGTCGGCGAAGTGGACGGCAATACGTATGAACTGGGATATACGGCCGTAACCCGCCAGAATGACGAACGGAAGGACCGCTTCAGTGCTTCTGTGTCCTATGGCAAAGAAACGGGCAGCTGGGAAGGCTATGGCGGCGACCTCGAAATCCGCGATTTTACGGTCAGCCTGTTTGATACGCATGAATATTATCCGAGCGCCGAAGAGATGGCAAAGAAACCGGCCTGGAAGCAGGGCACTCACAGCTACTGGGATAACTACTTCAAGTATCATCATGTGAAGAC
Proteins encoded in this window:
- a CDS encoding autotransporter outer membrane beta-barrel domain-containing protein — encoded protein: MKIKILLAVLGLSCLYVPPVFADPLNLTNNSNDVSYPIILSASNGNAGDNSIVATTGKNTITASSGSYAVHTFTDSSQRTNPVNLTIEGKTGNEIISERGSGVVAGYYDVEGSTSNFGYGGTLKVIADTGDNVIQGNGDQGYGVAAINSIDANSGVTIESVTGNNKITGSADAAAAANGILIIKADQSSNYLEGNRSDNLTVDSEGHALHVSNPNNTFNSTDRGVGYSLIEVDAGTSNTFIGNYDMAIVANGENATANISAGTTNTVKLEGNAQRTAGGTGISLGSDNVWADYATDTAETAAIFAANGGTVNLSGQEGNTITGGDMGIWALTQNQKDVDEDVAATVTVTSEEGTNTVSGSIYGILSDRSFDGEIDSSHVQMITGLFESEEVIYNGETHTEYHLGNAVKPAPSVTLEGINNKITGTNGAGVRADDGANVSIIAGQDNTISGPIGIQSEDRSSVSVTGQRNNTISGSNVGLYAKSQITYCNFSSGGASSHGYWTHYIDPSSISITSNGGTNLVEGTNIGIHVTRTLNSTGRYSRNSDYDYNNKQYNYYLVFREGNSPGSTVLLDGVNNEVSGKIGIKAENDATVTLKATRENKVSGSDAAIVALTGSKTTVSGGSADIVGDLLAAHGYTYIQHGLGSLPEETRQYLSTIDIGYGADSTVNGDMRAYKAGSITVAPAEGEMGSIAITGNAYAYGSDSDLPASIDTSDIGLVIPDEIYYGNEINTDTPATGTVDITLSNGSTWSGTADTGLMAYQDGDITEDKIGTVNLELNDTSIWTMTDSSAITDLSGNGGTVYYHDGGDALQVDTVTGSHTWALDLNYDDHSQSDMIYVVNGTSDTQTLVVKNLSELNSQMDDGDAVRFATVKNSGGGFKEGTSYYLTDGLYNDTLTIDNRTISEDPDADENYNGGNKPSQETVASLYGGDDATNIYLVKTVDAEENAGAVTPDKSRDIVWRYVTDLDTFTNRTGQSQYFTPGADQGGWVRLRYRNLGVDGVGEVDGNTYELGYTAVTRQNDERKDRFSASVSYGKETGSWEGYGGDLEIRDFTVSLFDTHEYYPSAEEMAKKPAWKQGTHSYWDNYFKYHHVKTEYGAVDHHTGLKYDGDYSQNVYSLSTEYGRINKLDEKWSIVPQAQLQLSYLGGYDYVDSQDIHVDGDHDWSLIGRLGFDLVDYLDKKQDNKIYFKASLLHEFFDGNDVTVSALGDSLRHEGDLSGTWGVIGLGYSSRIGEKQYFYLDAERYIGNDFDRTYNIRAGVNWKF